The Neurospora crassa OR74A linkage group IV, whole genome shotgun sequence genome has a segment encoding these proteins:
- the neg-1 gene encoding endo-1,6-beta-D-glucanase, which yields MYPPALTLLLTPGLVAAAIQPQAYASSADGRYKLSSYSAPVRGTGTPGSNSTWKLTIDDTPSGRKQTIKGFGAAVTDSTVSVFNALPSAQRTALLNTLMTTAGANFAMMRHTIASSDLSANPAYSYDDSNGQTDLSLSNFNLGGRGNAMASLLAEMRRLQPGLTILGSPWSPPGWMKLNRAIQGTTVNNNLDHAYASQFAQYFVKYLQAYQAKGATIDAITIQNEPLNSRAQMPTMYIYADEAGDLIQNNIGPALRNAGLDTKIWAYDHNTDQPSYPSTVLSRAGGYVPAVAWHCYASSLDWSVLTTFHNAHPGVEQYMTECWTSAKQPTPWNWAASFTMGPLQNWASGVTAWVLGTDTNDGPHLTGSDACDKCTGLVTVDAAAGTYNLRGDYYMMAQFSKFMKKGAVVMSGTGSWTYGDGSGLESVAATNADDGSRVVVIENKFGNEIYVTVEAKSGEVWSGLVYRNSVVTWVLPAAGA from the coding sequence ATGTATCCCCCAgccctcaccctcctcttaACTCCAGGACTAGTCGCTGCAGCGATCCAACCCCAAGCCTATGCCTCCTCAGCAGATGGCAGATACAAACTCTCCTCCTACAGCGCTCCAGTCCGGGGCACCGGCACTCCGGGATCCAACTCAACATGGAAGCTCACCATAGACGACACTCCCTCTGGTCGGAAGCAAACCATCAAAGGCTTCGGCGCCGCCGTCACCGACTCCACCGTGTCCGTCTTCAACGCCCTCCCCTCCGCCCAACGCACCGCCCTGCTCAACACCCTCATGACCACCGCCGGCGCCAATTTCGCCATGATGCGACACACCATTGCCTCCTCCGACCTCTCTGCCAACCCAGCCTATTCGTACGATGACTCCAACGGCCAAACCGATCTATCCCTTTCCAACTTCAACCTCGGCGGCCGCGGCAACGCCATGGCCTCGCTACTCGCCGAGATGAGACGTCTCCAACCCGGCCTCACCATCCTCGGCTCTCCCTGGAGTCCACCAGGTTGGATGAAGCTCAACCGCGCGATTCAAGGCACCACGGTaaacaacaacctcgaccACGCCTACGCCTCCCAGTTCGCCCAGTACTTCGTCAAATACCTCCAAGCATACCAAGCCAAGGGCGCCACAATCgacgccatcaccatccAAAACGAACCGCTCAACTCGCGCGCGCAGATGCCGACCATGTACATCTACGCGGACGAGGCCGGTGATCTCATTCAGAACAACATCGGTCCAGCTCTGCGCAACGCCGGGCTGGATACCAAAATCTGGGCATACGACCACAACACCGACCAACCCTCCTACCCGTCCACTGTCCTTTCTCGGGCGGGCGGGTACGTTCCCGCGGTGGCATGGCATTGCTACGCCAGCTCGCTGGACTGGTCTGTCTTGACCACCTTTCACAACGCCCACCCGGGCGTGGAGCAGTACATGACTGAGTGCTGGACGTCAGCAAAGCAGCCGACGCCGTGGAACTGGGCTGCAAGCTTCACCATGGGACCGCTGCAGAACTGGGCGAGCGGGGTGACGGCGTGGGTCCTGGGGACGGATACCAATGATGGGCCGCACTTGACGGGCAGTGATGCGTGTGATAAGTGCACGGGGCTGGTGACGGTAGATGCGGCGGCGGGGACGTATAATTTAAGGGGAGATTATTACATGATGGCGCAGTTTTCGAAGTTTATGAAGAAGGGCGCCGTGGTGATGAGTGGAACGGGAAGTTGGACGTATGGGGATGGGAGCGGACTGGAGAGCGTGGCGGCGACGAATGCGGATGATGGGAgtagggtggtggtgattgagAATAAGTTTGGGAACGAGATTTATGTGACGGTTGAGGCGAAGAGTGGGGAGGTTTGGAGCGGGTTAGTTTATAGAAACTCGGTGGTGACTTGGGTTTTGCCGGCTGCAGGGGCGTAA